The Cydia amplana chromosome 23, ilCydAmpl1.1, whole genome shotgun sequence genome includes a region encoding these proteins:
- the LOC134658850 gene encoding thioredoxin-2-like, whose amino-acid sequence MAIHIKDADDLKTRLSEAGDKLVVIDFMATWCGPCKMIGPKLEELANEMADALVVLKVDVDENEEIAAEYNVNSMPTFVFLKNSKKLEEFSGANVDKLKNTILKLK is encoded by the exons ATGGCCATCCACATCAAAGACGCCGACGACCTGAAGACCAGGCTGTCTGAGGCTGGCGACAAGCTGGTGGTCATCGACTTCATGGCCACCTGGTGCGGGCCCTGCAAGATGATCGGGCCCAAGCTAGAGGAGCTGGCCAACGAGATGGCTGATGCGCTGGTCGTGCTTAAg GTGGACGTGGACGAAAACGAGGAAATAGCCGCCGAGTACAACGTCAACTCCATGCCCACCTTCGTGTTCTTGAAGAACTCCAAGAAACTGGAGGAGTTCTCCGGCGCGAACGTCGACAAGCTTAAGAACACTATCCTCAAGCTGAAGTAG